In the genome of Triticum urartu cultivar G1812 chromosome 5, Tu2.1, whole genome shotgun sequence, one region contains:
- the LOC125508082 gene encoding LOW QUALITY PROTEIN: uncharacterized protein LOC125508082 (The sequence of the model RefSeq protein was modified relative to this genomic sequence to represent the inferred CDS: inserted 1 base in 1 codon), translating to MASLLSPNTVAATTARPSGRRSRLTPSVTAMATKGPKPSSGGTKRSSGTTTVFPVGKPAGPPRPATTKGSAPVKLLTNVEKLRLLTKAEKAGLLSAAERAGLXLSAVERLGLLSKAEELGVLSAATDPGTPGSLQGLALLLLAAGPAVVFLVPEQYPWEVALQAVAALVCVAGGSAALAASSFVSRLQGSSG from the exons ATGGCGTCGCTTCTTTCGCCGAACACCGTCGCTGCGACCACGGCGAGGCCGTCCGGCAGGAGGAGCCGCCTTACTCCCAGTGTCACCGCCATGGCAACCAAGGGCCCGAAGCCCAGCTCCGGCGGCACGAAAAGATCGTCG GGCACTACCACGGTGTTCCCGGTGGGGAAGCCCGCGGGCCCGCCGCGGCCGGCGACGACGAAGGGGTCGGCGCCCGTGAAGCTGCTGACGAACGTGGAGAAGCTACGGCTGCTGACCAAGGCGGAGAAGGCGGGCCTGCTGTCCGCGGCGGAGCGCGCCGGGC CGCTGTCGGCGGTCGAGCGCCTCGGGCTGCTGTCCAAGGCGGAGGAGCTCGGGGTGCTGTCGGCCGCCACCGACCCTGGCACCCCCGGCTCGCTGCAGGGCCTCGCGCTCCTGCTGCTGGCCGCCGGCCCCGCCGTCGTCTTCCTCGTCCCCGAGCAGTACCCCTGGGAGGTGGCGCTCCAGGCCGTCGCCGCCCTCGTCTGCGTCGCCGGGGGCTCCGCCGCGCTCGCCGCGTCCAGCTTCGTGTCCAGGCTCCAGGGCTCCTCCGGCTGA